From the genome of Arthrobacter sp. SLBN-122:
TGGCCTTCGAAGTCGTAGGCGTCCAGCGGCTCCTCGATCCAGACCAGGTCGAATTCCTCGAGCCGGCGTCCCATCCGCAGGGCGGTGGCGCGGTCCCACTGCTGGTTGGCGTCCACCATGAGCGGAACGTCCCAGCCGATGTGTTCGCGGATCCCGGCTACGCGTCGCAGGTCCTCTTTGCTGTCCGGGAGGCCCACCTTGATCTTGATGCCTCCGATGCCTTCCTCGATCGACTGGGTGGCCCGTGCCTTTACCTCGTCGAGGGTGGCGTTCAGGAACCCGCCGGACGTGTTGTACGTCCGCACTGAGTCGCGGTAGGAGCCAAGGAACTTCGCCAGCGGCAGCCCGGCGCGCTTTGCCTTGAGGTCGTACAAAGCAATGTCGACGGCGGCGAGGGCCTGGGTGGCGACACCGGAGCGGCCCACCGAGGCGCCCGCCCAGAGCAGCTTGGTGTAAATCTTCGCGATGTCATTGGGGTCCTCGCCAATGAGGCCGGCGGCGACCTCCTTGGCATGGGCGTACTGAGCGGGGCCGCCTGCACGCTTGGAGTAGCTGAAACCGATGCCGGAGTGCCCCAGCTCCGTGGTGATTTCCGCGAACAGGAAGACCACCTCGGTCATCGGCTTCTGCCGGCCGGTGAAGACCTTGGCGTCGCTGATGGGAACGGCCAGGGGAAGGCGGGCGGTGGACAGCTTGACGTGCCGGATCAGATCGACGGTGCTCATGAGTTACTCCTGGAAGCGGGGGACTGGGCTCCTTCGCCCACGCTCTTAGGATATAAGTGCAGTACTTGTATTACAAGTGCGTACAGGCGGTGTGCTGCTTAACTCCTGGAAGGAGAACTGGAATAGCCGCGTCCTGTTGCGCCGTTGTCGAATGCATGAAGGCAATTACCTACAGTGAATACGGAAGCCCGGACATCCTCGAATTGACCGATGTGCCCCTGCCCAAGGTGGGGCCGGGCATGGTCCTGGTCAAAGTGAAGGCGGCCGCTGTCAATCCGGTGGACTGGAAGATCATGGCCGGCTACCTGGACGCGGTCATGGACCTGCAGTTTCCCGCGATTCCCGGATGGGATGTGGCGGGGGTTGTCGAGTCCGTGGGTATCGACGCCCGGCAGTTCCAGCCCGGCGACGAGGTCATTGCCTACGGCCGCAAGGACTATGTCCATGGCGGAAGTTTCGCCGAGTACATCGCCTTGCCGGAAAGACTGCTGGCCCGCAAGCCCGCCTCGCTTGGCTGGAACGAATCAGCGGGGCTTCCGTTGGCCGGGCTGACGGCGTACCAGGTCCTGAACCGCCTGGGCCTCACGTCCGGTGAGACTGTCCTTATCCACGGCGGCGCCGGCGGGGTGGGGTCGCTGGGAATCCAGCTCGCGGTGGCACGGGGTGCGAAGGTTATTGCTACGGCCTCTGAGAAGAACCATGAATTCCTCCGCTCCCTGGGCGCCCAGCCGGTTGCCTATGGGGGCGGGGGCCTTGCTGACCGCGTACGGGCGCTGCGTCCCGGCGGTGTGGAAGTGGTTGCCGATTTCGCCGGGGGCAATCTCGACGCGACCCTGGCGGTACTGGCCGAAGGTGGAAGGCACGCATCCATCGCCGACAGCGAGGTGGAGGAGCAGGGCGGCACCTGGATTTGGGTCAGTCCGGTCGGAGCCGATCTCCAGGAACTCGCCGAACTGGTGGACCAGCGGAACATTCGGGTGGAGGTTGCCAAGGTTCTCCCGTTGGCCCAGTCCGCGGAGGCTTTCCGCCTGAACATGGAGGGGCATACCCGGGGCAAAATTGTGGTGGCCGTGGACGCCTGATTCGGGCCTTCCGGTCTCCTACGTCCGCAGCGCGCCCAAGCCGGCGATCAGGGCATCAAGCCCCAGGCTGAAGGCGGTGTCGGCAGGCCGGCCACGCTCCTGGCCGGCCGCCGAACTGCGGACCGCGGCGGAGAAGTTGGGGGTGGACCCGGCCATGGAGCCGGAATCGAAGATGTCCTCAGGGGCGGTGACGTCGTACGCCGACCCAAAGATAAAGGACTCCAGTGCCACGATGGCGGGGATGATGCGTTCCTGGGGGAACCCGGCGTCGAGGAACCCCTTGCTGACGGTTTCGTACATGGCAAGGGTCTGCGGTGCGTCCGTCACGGGCAGGACGGCGATCACGGGGATCAGCGGAGTGTGCTCGGCGAAGACATCCCGGTAGCTCCATGCCCAGGCCCGGACGGCGTCCTCCCAGCTCCCGCTGCCGAAACCCGAGAGGTCCACCAGGGACATCAGGTGGTCCTCGACCAGGAGCAATACGTCCTGCTTCGAGGCAACGTGGTTGTAAAGGGCGGAAGGCGCCACCTCCAGCACCTTTGCCAGCGCGGCCATGGTCAACCCGTCGTAGCCCTTGCGGCTGATCAGTTCCAGTGCGGCTGCCGTAATTCCGGCCTTGTCCAGTACCGCCGCAGACGGTCGGCCTGCCCGCCTCCTCTGTGCTCCGCCGTTGCTGGCGGAGCGTCCCTGTGCGGCTGATACTGCCGGCATTGCTGCCCTTTCGTCGATGTCCCCTGCATTATTCCATCCGGCTCTTCCGCTCCCGGCAGGCACCGGCTATAGTTCTAATAAATGAATGGCATTCATTTAATGTCCCCGTCACTGAGGGACGCAGAGAGGACATCATGCTGAACCTGAACCGAGACGTCGTGGTCGTCGGAGCCGGGCCGTCCGGACTCACCGCCGCCCGTGAACTGCAGAAAGCCGGCCTCACCGTCGCCGTGCTGGAGGCCCGAGACCGCGTGGGCGGCCGCACGTGGACCGATACCGTGGACGGCGCCATGCTCGAAATCGGCGGCCAATGGGTTTCCCCGGACCAGACCGCCCTCCTGGACCTGCTCCAGGAGCTGAAGCTTGAAACCTACCCGCGCTACCGCGACGGCGAGTCCATCTACGTCGGCGCGGACGGCGCACCGGTGCGCTACACCGGCGACACCTTCCCGGTGGACCCGGATACCGCCGTCGAAATGGACCGCCTGGTGGCCCTGCTGGACGGCCTGGCTGCGGAAATCGGTCCGACTGAGCCATGGGCGCATCCCAAGGCGCGGGAACTGGACACCATTTCCTTCCACCACTGGCTGCGGCAGAACTCCGCGAACGAGGAAGCCTGCAGGAACATCGGGCTCTTCATTGCCGGTGGCATGCTCACCAAACCCGCCCATGCCTTCTCCGCCCTGCAGGCCGTCCTGATGGCGGCTTCCGCGGGTTCGTTCACCAACCTGACGGACGAGGATTTCATCCTGGACCGCCGCGTGGTGGGCGGGATGCAGCAGGTCTCGCTGCTGCAGGCGCAGGAGCTGGGCGACGACGTAATCCTCGACTCCCCGGTGCGCACCATCAACTGGGAACCTGATTCTGACGGCGGCTACCGCGTCTCCGTTATATCGGACCGCGCCACGGTCAATGCCCGGTTTGTCATCATGGCTGTACCGCCGAACCTCTACTCCCGGGTCTCCTTCAACCCGCCGCTGCCGCGCCGCCAGCACCAGATGCACCAGCACCAGTCCCTGGGCCTGGTCATCAAGGTGCACGCCGTCTACAGCACGCCCTTCTGGCGGGACAAGGGACTCTCCGGCACCTGCTTCGGCGCTGATGCCCTGGTCCAGGAGGTCTACGACAACACCAACCACGGCGACCCGCGCGGCACCCTGGTGGGCTTCGTGTCGGACGAGAAGGCGGACGCCGTCTTTGAGCTCAGCACCGAAGAACGCAAAAAGGCGATCCTGGAATCGATTGCCGGCTACCTCGGCGACGAGGCCCTGGCCCCGGAGGTGTACTACGAGTCCGATTGGGGCTCCGAGGAATGGACCCGCGGCGCCTACGCTTCCAGCTACGATTTGGGCGGACTGCACCGCTACGGCAAGGACCAGCACACGCCGGTGGGCCCCATCTACTGGTCGTCCTCCGACCTTGCCGCCGAGGGCTACCAGCACGTGGACGGCGCCATTCGGATGGGCCGCATCACCGCTGCCCGCATCGCCGAGGTCGCGAAGGTGCCGGTAACCGCCGGCTGGTAAATAAGCATGCTTACTAATAGGCTGGCGGCGGGGAGCGTCCCCGACTTTCGACGAACGAGGTGAGGCATGACTGACGCCCAGAGCATCAGCAAGGTTACTGACATCATCAACGATTCCAAGATCGGGATGGTCACCACCATCAACGAAGAAGGCGCCCTCGTCAGCCGGCCGCTGGCCGTCCAGGAAGTTAAGGACGACGGCGACATGTGGTTCTTCACGGGCCTTGGCACGTCCCAGGTTGCGCATGTCCGGGCTGATCCGCGTGTCAACGTCGCCTTTGGCAAGAACACCGAGTGGGTGTCCGTGGCCGGAACCGCCGAGGTGGTCACGGACCGGGCCAAGATCCATGAACTGTGGAACCAGGCGGTTGAAGCCTGGTTCCCCGACGGCCCGGAGACCCCCGAGGTGTGCCTGCTGCGCATCGATTCGGACTCTGCCGAGTACTGGACCAGCCCGGGCGGCACGGCCGCCACGGTACTGCAGTGGGTGAAGGCAAAGGTCACCAACAGCCGGATGAGTGTTGGCGAAAGCGGCACCGTGGAGTTGTAGGGCCGGATATCGAACGGGGCGGGGCGGCTAAGGCTGCTCCGCCCCTTTCAGCGCCGCGAGTACTGCCGGCAGCAGCACATTGTTGCGCCCCCACACCGGATCAAGGATTTCCACATACCAGGAGTCCGCGAGCAGGAGGGCCAGGGCATCGTTGGTCTCATCCGCCCAGTCCCGAATCTGATCCTCCTCCACCGGGTTTTCACTGGAGCCGAGCACCGTGGTGATCTCCGGTCCGGCGAGCGTCACGGGAATGGCAGCGCTGCTTGCTTCGCCGGGTGCATGGGCCACGGTCACCAGTTCTGTGCGGGTGGACAGCGCCAGTAAGCTGCCTGCCGTGCCCGCGCTGCAGAAGCCGGTCACGTACTGCCGCTGTGCAGCATTGCCCGCCCGGATTCCCGGCTGGGACTCCTTGGTGAACAGTCCATTCCGGTTCAGTTCCGCCAGGGCCGCGGCGATCGGCTTGGTCTCCTCGTCGGAGCCGGCGGCAAAATGGCCCGGCTGGTACGAACTCCCGCCCTCCAGCCAGCGGGCCGTCAGTTCGCCGGCGGCCTCCAGGGTGGTGGCCTGGCGCCAGACTCCGCGGTCCTCCAACAGCCGGCCGTACTGATCGTGGACAGGCACTTCTTCAGGCTTCATCCTCGGATGCTATCGCCGGGCCTCCGTGCCGAACCAACGCCCGCGACACAGCAGTTAACGTCAGCGCGCCGGTTCAGCGGGCACTCCGGCGGGAATCCCGGCTGCCCGTTCCGCTGCAGCCAGGGATGCTGCCAGGCTTCCGACGGCGTCCGGGTAACCCTTGTGCGTGGCAATCCGCAGCTGGTCGGCGGTCCGCATCGCCTTAATGAGGGCGGACGTTTCCGGCAGCCGGACGTCGGTCAGTGCCGGGTAGTCGATGCTGCACGCCGGGTCCAGTTCGTAGCCCCGCCACCGGCGCAGAAGTTCGTCGTGCCGGACCCCGGCAGCTTCGTGGGCAGAAAGCCGCTGCCGCTCTTCGCTGCGGGCGGCGCGCCAGGCCAGGAACCGTGGGCTGCCGCGGTAGGCGGCGACACCCGACGCAGCAGCCGCCCCGGCCAGGACCAGTCCCGCCCACGGCGATACCAGGGCGGGGATCAACAATGCGGGAAGGGCCACGCAGGAACCAAGGAAGAGATCCCAGAACAGCTGGTCCCCACCGTCCGGTGCGCTGCTTGTGGGCGCGCTGCCTGTGGCAGCCAGGGCCCGGCGTCGTACAACAAAGACGGTGGCGGCCACGCTGGCCACCAGCACGGGGGCGCACAGCAGGACCGCCCACGCACCTTGGAGCAGTCCGTGCATCAAGGACTCCACCACGACTGACATCCTGCGCCTCCAGCATCCAATGGAAGGACCAGATCCGGCCGGCGAGCCTGGGCTGGTCCTTCCATTGGACCGTCTTCCGGGCAGAGCGTCAATGGCGGCCAAAAGGGGGAAGCGGGGTATGCCACGGACCTGCGGTTGGGCGGTAGCGTGAAGGCATGCGACTCAAGATGTGCAGCATCCACGTCCAGGACCCCGCCGCGGCCCACGCCTTCTACACGGGCACGCTGGGCTTTGACACGCTCATGGCCATGCCGGAGTACAACCTCTACATCGTCAAGGACCCGGGAGCGGACGACAGCAGCTCAGCAGGCCTTCTCCTTGAACCCAGTGACAATCCGATCGGGGCGGACTACATGAACGCCGTTCGCGAGGCGGGGCTTCCCGCGATCGTCTTCGGGGTTCCCGATGTGCAGGCGGAGTACGAGCGGCTCATGGCCGCCGGAGTCAGTTTCAAGACTCCGCCCACCACGGACCCGTTCGGGACCAGTGCGGTGTTTGACGACGGCTGCGGCAACTACATCCAGATCCACCAGGACTGACGGCTATTTAGCCTGTGCCCGGTCCTTCTTGGCCTGCTTCTTCGCGGCCTCGTCCTTGACCCGCTGTGCCTCGGCGCGGACGGACGCGTGCGTGGCGCGTTCGGTGACCAGCCACTGCGGCGGAGCCTGCAGCAGCGCGGTGATTTCCGCCGTCGTGAGCGCTTCCTCCACGCCGCCGCGGGCCAGGCCGCTGATGGACACGTTCAGCTTCTGAGCCACCACGGGGCGGGGGTGCGGGCCGTTGCGGCGGAGCTCCGCCAGCCATTCCGGTGGGTTGGCCTGAAGTTCGGCGAACTCCTCGCGGCTGATGGTTGAATCCTGGAACTCCTGCGGCGTGGCCGGGAGATAGATGCCAAGTTTCTTGGCAACGGTGGCCGGCTTCATGGACTGGGAGTTTGCAGAGGTCATGCTTCAAGGGTATCCGGGCGGCGGGTACTGTGAAGACGTGCCCGCCGACAATGCCCCCACGCCTGACGCCCCCGCCACCCCTGACGAGGCGGCCCCACGGGTGCTTCGCATAGCGTATGTAGCCGGGGTCACCCCGGGCAAATGGATCCGCCGCTGGGAAGAGCGGATGCCCCATATTCCCCTTGAAGCATTTATGGTCGACGACGGCGCGCAGCTTGGGACGCTCCGGGAGGGGCAGGCGGACATGGCGTTCGTCCGCCTGCCCATCGAGCGGGACGGCCTCAGCGCCATACCCCTCTATGAGGAGCAGCCCGTAGTCGCGGCACCGAAGGGCCACGAGATTTCCGTATTCGAGGAAGTGGCCCTCGCCGACCTGGAGCAGGAAGCGTTCCTCGACGTTGCCGCCCTGGGCGGGCCCGAGGCGGCGCTCCAGGTGGTTGCCGCCGGCGCCGGCCTGGTGATCCTGCCCATGTCGGTGGTCCGCCACTTCAACGTCAAAGACACGGTGGCGCGCAGGCTCAGCGGGGCGGACGGAACCGAAATCGCGCTGGCATGGCCCACCGAGGCAACGGATGAAGTGCTGGAGGAATTCATCGGCATCGTACGTGGCCGCACCGCCCAGAGCTCGCGCCAGCCGTCAGCGCAGCCTGAAAAGGTGAAGAAGGAACCCAAGCCTGACCGCCGGGGCACCGGTGCAAAGAAGGCGCCCAAGGTGGCCCAGCGCTATGCGCCCAACCCTGACAAGGGCCGCGGCCGCGGCTCACGCAAGAAGGGTAAACGCTAGCCGGGGCTGGCTGGCGGCCACTTTAGGCCTGACAGCAGCAAAGCCGGTCCGCAGGGTGCGGATCCGGCTTTGCCATGGTGCGTGGTTACCCACGCGGTTTAGGTGTTTTGGACGTTGTCTTTGGCGTCGGTGGCGCGGTCCTTGACGTCGGCTGCGGCCGTTTGGCCTTCGGCTTTGACGTTTTGGGCGGCGTCGGTGGCGGTGGCCTTGACGTTTTCCATGGCTTCCTGGGCTGGTTCCTTCAGGTCCTGGGCCATGTTCTTGGCGGCGTCGGTGACCTGGGTGGCCAGGGGCTGGGCTGCGGTTTTGAGTTGGTCCGCGGCTTCGCGTTCCTTCTGGCTTGCCGGGATCAGCGAGGAGACCAGCATGCCGGCGCCGAACGCGATCAGCCCGGCGGCCAGGGGGTTGCCGGCGGTTTTGGCTTTGACTTGGTCCGGGGCTGCGGAGACGGCCTGGCCGGCGTCGCTGAGTTTGGCCGAGACGGTGTCCTGTGCCTGGTGCAGGCTGTCGCCGGCGGAGTGCATGGCGTTGGTGGTGTGCCCGGCGCCGGTGGAGGTGGTGTCGTGGACCTTGGTGGTGGCGGTGTCTGCTGCTCCCATGATTTTCTCCTTCACCCCGGTCACGGCGTCTTTTACTTTGTCGGTCTGGCGGTGGACGATGTTGGACGGGGTGACTTTGTCCGCTACGGCGTCCACGTTGGTGCCCAGCCGTGCCCGGGTGGCTTCTATGTCTGCGCGGATGACGTCAGGGTTTTCGCTCATCGGTTTACCTCACCTGGTTTTAGGGTTGGGGGAATTTCTGAGAGGGTTTCCCCGGTTTGGGGCATGCCCTTGATCTGCTTGAGTTCCTTGCGGCCGATGGAGGCCAGGACCGCGGCGATGATGGCCCAGACCACCGCGACGATCAGCGCGGACCAGCCCAGGGGCATGATGGCGCCGAGGGCCCACATCAGGGCCAGGGACAGGAAGAGCAGGACGAAGTGGCCGCCCACGCCGGCGCCGGCGAGCATGCCGGCGCCTTTCCCTGCCCGGGAGGTGGATTGCTTGAGTTCGGCCTTGGCCAGTTCCACTTCCTGACGCATCAGGGTGGACAGGTCCCGGGTCACATCCCCCAGCAATTCACCCAGGGATGCGTTGTCGGCTTTCATATGCGCCTCACTCGGCGGCATCTCCGGAATCTGGCTACTCATCACAGACCACCCGTGCCGCGGCGGCCGGTGCCGGAGGTGCCTTCGCTGCCGAACGGCTCGTCGTCGTTGTAGACGCCGTTTTCGGCCCGGTAGGGGTCGTCATCAAACCGAAGCGGTGTCTCCTCGGCGGTACCTGAGGGCAGGGTGCTGGTGGAAACCGGGGCACCGCTGCCTACAGTCGGCTCAGCAAAGAGATCATCGGTTCCGGCGGCGTACACCGTCTCCTGGTGCAGTGGCGCTACCGGCGGTGACTGCACGGCGCGGTGCTGGCCCAAACCCTGCTGGCCTGAAGCCTTGACCTGCCCCTGTGATTCGGGGGCGCCTGCGGTGAGGCCGCGGGTGAGGCGTCCGGCCAGGACGCCGGCGCCGGCGGCGAGGAGCAGGAACGTTCCGGGCCGGTTGCGGGCGAACCGCTGGACCTCATTGAGGAGGTCACCCGGCTCCCGGTTCTCCAGCCAGGACGCCATGGAGGAGGTCCTATCGGCTGCCTGCCGGATGAGGTCGCTGGCCATGCCCTGCTGGTCAGGTGCGCTGGCCATGCTGTGCAGCTGGCCGGAAATGTTCCGGATGCCCTCGGCGGCCTTCTGCTGCTGCGTGCCGGCCTGGCTGGTCAGGCCCGACTTCGCCTGGTGGAGCAGGTCCTGGGCGTTGGCCTTGGCCTCGTGGGCCACGTTCGCGGCCTCGCCCTTGGCCGTCTGGGCAACTCCCTGGGCGGCAGATGCAGCTTCACCGGCAACGTTGGAAGCCTCCTCCTTCGCCGCCTGCGTCTTGGAGGTGTCGGTTGAGGACCCCGTGTAGGAGGCCTGGCCGGGCGCTGCCTCGGTTGCGCCGTAAGGATCGACGACGGCCGGGTCGGCAGTGGTGCGCGGAGTCTGGGGCCATTGGTTCTCTGTCATCATCACTCTCTTTCAGAAAGGGTTAGCTGGCGAACAAGAACCAGCAGTGCTGGCAACTTAGTAAGCAAGGTTACTAATTAGATACTAAGCACACTTCCCATTTGGATTGCAAGGGGTGGCCCCCTGCCGTTTGAAGTCAGGAGCGCCCGATGTGGGGCCGGCAGGGCGGATGGATAGTAAGCCTACTTGCGAATAGGTTGCTAAGCATGCTTATTGTAGGAGTGTAGCGACGCAGGGTGACCAGCACTTCGCCACCTACAGGAAGGCCGCGGCCGATGACCAGCAATCTCGATCCGGACGCCCGGAGCAGCTACCGCCTTATCACTTTGGCGGCGCGGCTGATCCAGCGGCGCCAGGACGATGCACTGGCCCCCCTTGGCCTCACCCGTGCCGCTGTTATTGCACTGGAAGGCCTGATGGGGGGCCCACTGAACCAGGAACAGCTCGCCGACGCGATCAGGGTCCAAAGCCAGACGCTGGGCCGGGTCCTCACGAGGCTTGAAGCCACCGGACTCATCACCAGGATGCGCCACGCTTCGGACCGAAGGCAGCTGAAGGTGGAGCTCACCGATGCCGGCGTTGCCGCCGTTGAAGCCGCACGGAAGGCAGAGGTCAACGCTTATCCGGATGACCCGGAGATTGCCTGGAATGTACTCCGGGAGGAGCTGACGAAGTTTGTCCGCGCAGTACCACCGGTCCGCGATACAGGCGTTGTCCCGTTTGCGCCGCCCGAACACCGGGCCGGGCACGGGCACGCGCACCGGCCGCAGGCCGGGCGGTCAGGCGGCGCGCGGAGCTGGGACCAGCCCCGCCAGAACTGAACTCCTTGCCGGACCGCGGTCCGGCCGGAATCATCAGCAGGAAAAAGCAGTGGCCGGACCTTTCGGACCGGCCACTGCTTCTACTCAACTCTTGTCTTCCTGCTCTTCCTCCAGCAGCCCCCGCTGCGCCAGGTCGGCGGCATCGGCTGCCTCCGGGGGCAAGGGATCCGTTGCCGGGGGAACGTCGTCCGGCGCATAATCAGCCAAGCCCGCCGCAACCCGCTCCTGTTCGACGGCCCGCTGGTAATCGTCGTCGTCCACGTCCGCCGGCATCTTGCCGTGGCCGGTGCGGGTGGGGTTTGGAAGCGCATCCTCCTCCGGGACTATCACGGTGTCGAGGACATCATCACGGTTTTCATCTGCAGTGCTCATGGTCACCTTCCACTCGTTGGGTTCCTCCAGGAACGGGGCCGTATGGCCTATTACGACGACGGGACGTCCGGTCCCGAGGACCAGCGCAGTAGAGCCGCCACGTCGACGCCCTCCGGCAGGACCGGCCCGGGAACCAGGAGAACACGGGCGTCAGTGAGGGCTGCTGCCCGCAACAGGGCGGCAGGGGCCGGAACTTCACCAAGGATTCCTGCCGCCAGGGCTTCCTCCTTGGCGGTGGCAATCCACGGTTCGGCATCCAGTGCCAGCATGGTCCGCTGGGACAAGGCGGCGTCATCGAGGATCAGGACATCCACCTGTGCCTGCTGGAGTGCGTGGACCACGGCTCCAACACCATGGGCCGCCTCCGGATTCGCCTGGCCCTCCTGAACCGCCAGCCTGTCCATCACCGACTGCTGCTCCTCAGCCCAGACCTCGGCCACCCGCTGGTTGACCTGGTCCTCCAAATTGCTGCTGTCCGCCCCGGCGGTGTGGGTGTGGGAATCGACGATGGACACCAGTGCCTGGGCAGCTTTGGAAAGTTGCTCCTGCACCAGCCCGCGGGCATGGATGTCGCCGGCGAGAACAATCAGCCGCGCACGGCTGTTGTCCGCCAGCCGGTCGATTTCGCCTGCCACTTCATCTGCGTTCCGGCGCCAGACGTCCTCCGTATGGTGCTGGAAACGCAGGTGGGACCAGCCACCGCCCTGGAACTTCTTTATGTGCTCGGACTCACCCTCCACTTCCTGAACGCTCGTGGGGGCACCGGCCCCGGCGCGGTACAGCCGGATTTCCCCATGCTCGCGGCTGACTTCAGCCACGATGTAGGCAAACTCCTCGGGCTGGTGCTTCAGCAGCGGGAGCAGGTCCGGGACGGGTTCTACAGCCAGCCGCTCCGGCAGGACGAGTTCACCCGGGAGAACCTCATTGAGTTCAGCTTTCCCGCCATGGACCAGGACAAACCTGGACACGGGGGAGGGCACTCCGGTTGCAGGTTTCAGGGCCTGTTCCATGGCGTCGACGTCAGCCGGCGCTGCACCCTGCGCTTCAAGCTGGACCCGGGTGTTTCCGGGGCGGACATCGCCGGCTTCCAGGCTGTCCACCGTTCCGGTTCCGGCGTCCACGTAGGCGGTGCACCAGGGGCCGGGGAGGCGGTACAGGTCTGCGTATTTTTGCAGGCTGGTGGTCACTGTTCCCCCTCCTCGTCGTCGAGAGGGTCTGGTGCTGCCACAGGATTCAAGGCTTCCTGCACCTCGGCGGGATCCGTGTCATCGGGGAAGGGCTCTGTTTCGCGCCATTCCTCCGCATGGGGCGGTTGGTTTCCGTGCACCACCCCCTGCGTTTCATGCTTCATCTGGTCATCCAGATTCTGGCCATGGGTGGTGTTGCCGCGTTCTGCCATGACGATCTCCTTCGCGCGTGAATTAGTATCACAGGCTTACTAGTTCGTCACTTCACCGTAGCACCAAGACGGTGCCGGCTAAAGGGGTAAAACGAGGCTTCGCCGTCAGGCCTGGCAGGCATCCTTGAGGGCCCGGACGGACTCTGTTGGCACTTGGTCGCCGGACTCCGCGATCTGGCCCAACGGCGTCGTAATTTCCGCCGGAACCCCTGCTGTCCGTGCTGCCGAAACGAGGCCTCCCAGCGCCTGGCGGTCCTCCACGCTGACCAGGCCGTCCTGTACCACCGCGCAGATTTGCCGGTTGACCTCCTGGGCGGCGGCCGAGGCAACCTTGGAGGCGGCGTCACTGGCCGCGTTGCCGGCGGCCTCCTCCACGGCACCGCATCCGGTCAGCAGCAACAGGACGGTGGACAGGGAAGCGGCGGTAACGACGGCGGCGCGGAAAGTCATGCCTCCAGCGTACTGGCGGTGGCTAGCGGCGGGCTGGGACGCCCAGGATGCCGTCCAGGAGTGCGTTCCGGAATTTACCGTCCGGATCATGGCTGGCGGCAAAGGAACGGAAGTCTGCGAATCGCGGGTACAGCGTCTCCCAGTCGTGTCCTTCCGGGGTGAACAGCTTGCCCCAATGCGGGCGGGCCCCGAAAGGCCGGAGGGCCTCTTCCAGGACCGGGAGGAAGGCTTCCACTTCCGGCTGCAGCGGTTTCCAGGTGAAATGCAGGGCCACGCTCTGCTGCCGGTAGAACGGGCTGAGCCAGAACTCATCTGCGGCGCCGGTGCGGATTTCCGAGACGAAGAGCAGGGGTGCAAGTTGGTCGGCCAGCCC
Proteins encoded in this window:
- a CDS encoding DUF3618 domain-containing protein yields the protein MSENPDVIRADIEATRARLGTNVDAVADKVTPSNIVHRQTDKVKDAVTGVKEKIMGAADTATTKVHDTTSTGAGHTTNAMHSAGDSLHQAQDTVSAKLSDAGQAVSAAPDQVKAKTAGNPLAAGLIAFGAGMLVSSLIPASQKEREAADQLKTAAQPLATQVTDAAKNMAQDLKEPAQEAMENVKATATDAAQNVKAEGQTAAADVKDRATDAKDNVQNT
- a CDS encoding phage holin family protein, producing MSSQIPEMPPSEAHMKADNASLGELLGDVTRDLSTLMRQEVELAKAELKQSTSRAGKGAGMLAGAGVGGHFVLLFLSLALMWALGAIMPLGWSALIVAVVWAIIAAVLASIGRKELKQIKGMPQTGETLSEIPPTLKPGEVNR
- a CDS encoding MarR family winged helix-turn-helix transcriptional regulator; amino-acid sequence: MTSNLDPDARSSYRLITLAARLIQRRQDDALAPLGLTRAAVIALEGLMGGPLNQEQLADAIRVQSQTLGRVLTRLEATGLITRMRHASDRRQLKVELTDAGVAAVEAARKAEVNAYPDDPEIAWNVLREELTKFVRAVPPVRDTGVVPFAPPEHRAGHGHAHRPQAGRSGGARSWDQPRQN
- a CDS encoding baeRF2 domain-containing protein — protein: MTTSLQKYADLYRLPGPWCTAYVDAGTGTVDSLEAGDVRPGNTRVQLEAQGAAPADVDAMEQALKPATGVPSPVSRFVLVHGGKAELNEVLPGELVLPERLAVEPVPDLLPLLKHQPEEFAYIVAEVSREHGEIRLYRAGAGAPTSVQEVEGESEHIKKFQGGGWSHLRFQHHTEDVWRRNADEVAGEIDRLADNSRARLIVLAGDIHARGLVQEQLSKAAQALVSIVDSHTHTAGADSSNLEDQVNQRVAEVWAEEQQSVMDRLAVQEGQANPEAAHGVGAVVHALQQAQVDVLILDDAALSQRTMLALDAEPWIATAKEEALAAGILGEVPAPAALLRAAALTDARVLLVPGPVLPEGVDVAALLRWSSGPDVPSS